One part of the Paroedura picta isolate Pp20150507F chromosome 5, Ppicta_v3.0, whole genome shotgun sequence genome encodes these proteins:
- the ING3 gene encoding inhibitor of growth protein 3 isoform X3: MLYLEDYLEMIEQLPMDLRDRFTEMREMDLQVQNAMDQLEQRVNEFFMNAKKNKPEWREEQMTSIKKDYYKALEDADEKVQLANQIYDLVDRHLRKLDQELAKFKMELEADNAGITEILERRSLELDTPSQPLNNHHAHSHTPVEKRKHNPSSHHATADHVPEKKFKSEALLSTLTSDASKENATGAGAGAITMAAAQAVQATAQMKEGRRTSSLKASYEAFKNNDFQLGREFSLSRDTTGYSSSALASTLSQTLSTSTTDSRSGRKSKNNNKSSSQQSSSSSSSSSLSSCSSSSALAQELSQQTAVIPESDTNNQVDWTYDPNEPRYCICNQVSYGEMVGCDNQDCPIEWFHYGCVGLTEAPKGKWYCPQCTAAMKRRGNRHK; the protein is encoded by the exons ATGCTGTACCTGGAGGACTACCTCGAGA tgaTCGAACAACTTCCCATGGATCTCCGCGACAGGTTCACCGAGATGCGCGAGATGGACCTGCAGGTGCAGA ATGCAATGGATCAGCTGGAGCAAAGAGTAAATGAATTTTTTATGaatgcaaagaaaaacaaaccagaGTGGAGAGAAGAACAAATGACTTCAATTAAAAAG GATTATTACAAAGCTCTGGAAGATGCTGATGAAAAAGTACAGTTGGCCAATCAAATATATGATTTA GTAGATCGTCATTTAAGAAAATTGGACCAGGAATTAGCTAAATTTAAAATGGAACTTGAGGCAGATAATGCTGGGATTACAGAAATACTGGAAAGGC GTTCTTTGGAACTGGATACACCGTCACAACCACTGAATAATCATCATGCTCATTCACACACTCCAGTAGAGA AGAGGAAGCATAATCCCTCATCTCACCATGCAACAGCAGATCATGTTCCTGAAAAGAAGTTTAAGTCTGAAGCCCTTCTGTCAACTCTTACTTCAGATGCCTCCAAAGAAAATGCAACAG GAGCTGGAGCTGGTGCTATTACCATGGCAGCAGCTCAGGCAGTGCAAGCCACAGCACAG ATGAAGGAAGGACGGAGAACGTCCAGCCTAAAAGCGAGTTATGAAGCTTTTAAGAACAATGACTTTCAACTCGGAAGAGAATTCTCATTATCCAGAGACACAACTGGCTATTCGTCATCTGCTTTGGCCTCTACATTATCACAGACATTGAGTACTTCAACCACAGATTCTCGAAGTGGCCGAAAAAGCAA aaacAATAACAAATCTTCAAGCCAGCAGTCCTCATCATCTTCCTCATCTTCCTCTTTGTCATCATGTTCCTCATCTTCTGCTCTAGCACAGGAACTTTCTCAACAAACAGCAGTAATACCTGAGTCCGATACTAATAACCAGGTTGATTGGACATACGATCCTAATGAGCCACGCTACTGCATTTGTAATCAG GTGTCCTATGGTGAAATGGTGGGCTGTGATAATCAAGAT TGTCCTATCGAGTGGTTCCATTATGGCTGTGTTGGACTGACAGAGGCACCTAAGGGGAAATGGTACTGTCCACAGTGTACAGCTGCGATGAAGAGGAGGGGCAATAGACATAAATAA
- the ING3 gene encoding inhibitor of growth protein 3 isoform X1, protein MLYLEDYLEMIEQLPMDLRDRFTEMREMDLQVQNAMDQLEQRVNEFFMNAKKNKPEWREEQMTSIKKDYYKALEDADEKVQLANQIYDLVDRHLRKLDQELAKFKMELEADNAGITEILERRSLELDTPSQPLNNHHAHSHTPVEKRKHNPSSHHATADHVPEKKFKSEALLSTLTSDASKENATGCRNSNSSSSSNSAYNANSSQPLASYNLGSLSSGAGAGAITMAAAQAVQATAQMKEGRRTSSLKASYEAFKNNDFQLGREFSLSRDTTGYSSSALASTLSQTLSTSTTDSRSGRKSKNNNKSSSQQSSSSSSSSSLSSCSSSSALAQELSQQTAVIPESDTNNQVDWTYDPNEPRYCICNQVSYGEMVGCDNQDCPIEWFHYGCVGLTEAPKGKWYCPQCTAAMKRRGNRHK, encoded by the exons ATGCTGTACCTGGAGGACTACCTCGAGA tgaTCGAACAACTTCCCATGGATCTCCGCGACAGGTTCACCGAGATGCGCGAGATGGACCTGCAGGTGCAGA ATGCAATGGATCAGCTGGAGCAAAGAGTAAATGAATTTTTTATGaatgcaaagaaaaacaaaccagaGTGGAGAGAAGAACAAATGACTTCAATTAAAAAG GATTATTACAAAGCTCTGGAAGATGCTGATGAAAAAGTACAGTTGGCCAATCAAATATATGATTTA GTAGATCGTCATTTAAGAAAATTGGACCAGGAATTAGCTAAATTTAAAATGGAACTTGAGGCAGATAATGCTGGGATTACAGAAATACTGGAAAGGC GTTCTTTGGAACTGGATACACCGTCACAACCACTGAATAATCATCATGCTCATTCACACACTCCAGTAGAGA AGAGGAAGCATAATCCCTCATCTCACCATGCAACAGCAGATCATGTTCCTGAAAAGAAGTTTAAGTCTGAAGCCCTTCTGTCAACTCTTACTTCAGATGCCTCCAAAGAAAATGCAACAG GGTGTCGAAACAGTAATTCATCATCCTCATCCAACAGTGCATATAATGCAAATTCTTCTCAGCCATTGGCATCGTATAACCTGGGCTCATTATCTTCAGGAGCTGGAGCTGGTGCTATTACCATGGCAGCAGCTCAGGCAGTGCAAGCCACAGCACAG ATGAAGGAAGGACGGAGAACGTCCAGCCTAAAAGCGAGTTATGAAGCTTTTAAGAACAATGACTTTCAACTCGGAAGAGAATTCTCATTATCCAGAGACACAACTGGCTATTCGTCATCTGCTTTGGCCTCTACATTATCACAGACATTGAGTACTTCAACCACAGATTCTCGAAGTGGCCGAAAAAGCAA aaacAATAACAAATCTTCAAGCCAGCAGTCCTCATCATCTTCCTCATCTTCCTCTTTGTCATCATGTTCCTCATCTTCTGCTCTAGCACAGGAACTTTCTCAACAAACAGCAGTAATACCTGAGTCCGATACTAATAACCAGGTTGATTGGACATACGATCCTAATGAGCCACGCTACTGCATTTGTAATCAG GTGTCCTATGGTGAAATGGTGGGCTGTGATAATCAAGAT TGTCCTATCGAGTGGTTCCATTATGGCTGTGTTGGACTGACAGAGGCACCTAAGGGGAAATGGTACTGTCCACAGTGTACAGCTGCGATGAAGAGGAGGGGCAATAGACATAAATAA
- the ING3 gene encoding inhibitor of growth protein 3 isoform X2, which translates to MMLLILDAMDQLEQRVNEFFMNAKKNKPEWREEQMTSIKKDYYKALEDADEKVQLANQIYDLVDRHLRKLDQELAKFKMELEADNAGITEILERRSLELDTPSQPLNNHHAHSHTPVEKRKHNPSSHHATADHVPEKKFKSEALLSTLTSDASKENATGCRNSNSSSSSNSAYNANSSQPLASYNLGSLSSGAGAGAITMAAAQAVQATAQMKEGRRTSSLKASYEAFKNNDFQLGREFSLSRDTTGYSSSALASTLSQTLSTSTTDSRSGRKSKNNNKSSSQQSSSSSSSSSLSSCSSSSALAQELSQQTAVIPESDTNNQVDWTYDPNEPRYCICNQVSYGEMVGCDNQDCPIEWFHYGCVGLTEAPKGKWYCPQCTAAMKRRGNRHK; encoded by the exons ATGATGTTGCTTATTTTAG ATGCAATGGATCAGCTGGAGCAAAGAGTAAATGAATTTTTTATGaatgcaaagaaaaacaaaccagaGTGGAGAGAAGAACAAATGACTTCAATTAAAAAG GATTATTACAAAGCTCTGGAAGATGCTGATGAAAAAGTACAGTTGGCCAATCAAATATATGATTTA GTAGATCGTCATTTAAGAAAATTGGACCAGGAATTAGCTAAATTTAAAATGGAACTTGAGGCAGATAATGCTGGGATTACAGAAATACTGGAAAGGC GTTCTTTGGAACTGGATACACCGTCACAACCACTGAATAATCATCATGCTCATTCACACACTCCAGTAGAGA AGAGGAAGCATAATCCCTCATCTCACCATGCAACAGCAGATCATGTTCCTGAAAAGAAGTTTAAGTCTGAAGCCCTTCTGTCAACTCTTACTTCAGATGCCTCCAAAGAAAATGCAACAG GGTGTCGAAACAGTAATTCATCATCCTCATCCAACAGTGCATATAATGCAAATTCTTCTCAGCCATTGGCATCGTATAACCTGGGCTCATTATCTTCAGGAGCTGGAGCTGGTGCTATTACCATGGCAGCAGCTCAGGCAGTGCAAGCCACAGCACAG ATGAAGGAAGGACGGAGAACGTCCAGCCTAAAAGCGAGTTATGAAGCTTTTAAGAACAATGACTTTCAACTCGGAAGAGAATTCTCATTATCCAGAGACACAACTGGCTATTCGTCATCTGCTTTGGCCTCTACATTATCACAGACATTGAGTACTTCAACCACAGATTCTCGAAGTGGCCGAAAAAGCAA aaacAATAACAAATCTTCAAGCCAGCAGTCCTCATCATCTTCCTCATCTTCCTCTTTGTCATCATGTTCCTCATCTTCTGCTCTAGCACAGGAACTTTCTCAACAAACAGCAGTAATACCTGAGTCCGATACTAATAACCAGGTTGATTGGACATACGATCCTAATGAGCCACGCTACTGCATTTGTAATCAG GTGTCCTATGGTGAAATGGTGGGCTGTGATAATCAAGAT TGTCCTATCGAGTGGTTCCATTATGGCTGTGTTGGACTGACAGAGGCACCTAAGGGGAAATGGTACTGTCCACAGTGTACAGCTGCGATGAAGAGGAGGGGCAATAGACATAAATAA
- the ING3 gene encoding inhibitor of growth protein 3 isoform X4 translates to MDQLEQRVNEFFMNAKKNKPEWREEQMTSIKKDYYKALEDADEKVQLANQIYDLVDRHLRKLDQELAKFKMELEADNAGITEILERRSLELDTPSQPLNNHHAHSHTPVEKRKHNPSSHHATADHVPEKKFKSEALLSTLTSDASKENATGCRNSNSSSSSNSAYNANSSQPLASYNLGSLSSGAGAGAITMAAAQAVQATAQMKEGRRTSSLKASYEAFKNNDFQLGREFSLSRDTTGYSSSALASTLSQTLSTSTTDSRSGRKSKNNNKSSSQQSSSSSSSSSLSSCSSSSALAQELSQQTAVIPESDTNNQVDWTYDPNEPRYCICNQVSYGEMVGCDNQDCPIEWFHYGCVGLTEAPKGKWYCPQCTAAMKRRGNRHK, encoded by the exons ATGGATCAGCTGGAGCAAAGAGTAAATGAATTTTTTATGaatgcaaagaaaaacaaaccagaGTGGAGAGAAGAACAAATGACTTCAATTAAAAAG GATTATTACAAAGCTCTGGAAGATGCTGATGAAAAAGTACAGTTGGCCAATCAAATATATGATTTA GTAGATCGTCATTTAAGAAAATTGGACCAGGAATTAGCTAAATTTAAAATGGAACTTGAGGCAGATAATGCTGGGATTACAGAAATACTGGAAAGGC GTTCTTTGGAACTGGATACACCGTCACAACCACTGAATAATCATCATGCTCATTCACACACTCCAGTAGAGA AGAGGAAGCATAATCCCTCATCTCACCATGCAACAGCAGATCATGTTCCTGAAAAGAAGTTTAAGTCTGAAGCCCTTCTGTCAACTCTTACTTCAGATGCCTCCAAAGAAAATGCAACAG GGTGTCGAAACAGTAATTCATCATCCTCATCCAACAGTGCATATAATGCAAATTCTTCTCAGCCATTGGCATCGTATAACCTGGGCTCATTATCTTCAGGAGCTGGAGCTGGTGCTATTACCATGGCAGCAGCTCAGGCAGTGCAAGCCACAGCACAG ATGAAGGAAGGACGGAGAACGTCCAGCCTAAAAGCGAGTTATGAAGCTTTTAAGAACAATGACTTTCAACTCGGAAGAGAATTCTCATTATCCAGAGACACAACTGGCTATTCGTCATCTGCTTTGGCCTCTACATTATCACAGACATTGAGTACTTCAACCACAGATTCTCGAAGTGGCCGAAAAAGCAA aaacAATAACAAATCTTCAAGCCAGCAGTCCTCATCATCTTCCTCATCTTCCTCTTTGTCATCATGTTCCTCATCTTCTGCTCTAGCACAGGAACTTTCTCAACAAACAGCAGTAATACCTGAGTCCGATACTAATAACCAGGTTGATTGGACATACGATCCTAATGAGCCACGCTACTGCATTTGTAATCAG GTGTCCTATGGTGAAATGGTGGGCTGTGATAATCAAGAT TGTCCTATCGAGTGGTTCCATTATGGCTGTGTTGGACTGACAGAGGCACCTAAGGGGAAATGGTACTGTCCACAGTGTACAGCTGCGATGAAGAGGAGGGGCAATAGACATAAATAA